From Amia ocellicauda isolate fAmiCal2 chromosome 12, fAmiCal2.hap1, whole genome shotgun sequence, a single genomic window includes:
- the LOC136764853 gene encoding CD276 antigen — translation MIKLLLHCTVLLQVSAAVGLPSSPVVVVPGSDVTLSCSFHYSEADDPGRVVLTWQRGHEVVHSFYYGTDQLKEQSPAYRGRTQVFPEQVAVGNASLRLRDVQGSDQGTYTCAVANEQGSSQRDLQILVAAEYEEPCLVISMSKHPGLLMLEYCAQGYPQATVLWLNQSGGDITERSHTSQWESRGGLLELCSRLTVEQLANQSYTFQLSNPVVNQTVRRIVAIASGAVCASEARSYLCDLLLLLLLLLLAGLIQ, via the exons ATGATAAAACTGCTACTCCACTGCACAGTACTCCTTCAAG TGTCTGCTGCAGTAGGGCTGCCCAGCTCCCCCGTGGTGGTGGTTCCAGGCAGTGACGTCACCCTCAGTTGCTCTTTCCACTATAGTGAAGCTGATGACCCTGGCAGAGTGGTGCTGACCTGGCAGCGAGGTCATGAGGTTGTGCACAGTTTCTATTACGGCACAGATCAGCTGAAGGAACAAAGCCCCGCCTACAGGGGGCGCACACAGGTGTTCCCAGAGCAGGTGGCCGTGGGTAACGCCTCTCTGAGGCTGAGAGACGTGCAGGGAAGTGACCAGGGCACCTACACCTGTGCTGTGGCCAATGAACAAGGAAGCAGCCAGAGAGACCTGCAGATCCTAGTGGCAG CGGAATACGAAGAGCCTTGTTTAGTGATCAGCATGTCTAAGCATCCTGGCCTCCTCATGCTGGAGTACTGTGCTCAGGGATACCCGCAGGCCACTGTGCTCTGGCTGAACCAATCTGGAGGTGACATCACGGAGCGCAGCCACACCAGCCAATGGGAGAGCAGGGGAGGGTTGCTGGAGCTGTGCAGCCGTCTGACAGTGGAACAACTGGCCAATCAGAGCTACACCTTCCAGCTGAGCAACCCTGTGGTCAATCAAACCGTCAGGAGGATTGTGGCCATAGCCAGCGGAG CTGTCTGTGCATCTGAAGCAAGATCATATCTGTGtgatctgctgctgctgctgctgctgctgctgctggccgGCCTAATTCAGTGA